In Acidobacteriota bacterium, one genomic interval encodes:
- a CDS encoding acetylxylan esterase yields the protein MMKLLGIKELRPGANGSNKDAPNFANYDESKVKPYSPLPDPLTLKNGKKVTSAKVWWNQRRAEIVEDFDREVYGRAPKVTPKVNWEVTSSVNEEKYGVPVVTKQLVGHVDNSSYPAVTVDIKLTLTTPAKAMNVPVMMELMFQLPPRPANAPPLPQQPGTPWQQQVLEKGWGYATLVPTSIQADNGAGLTAGIIGLVNKGQPRKADDWGALRAWAWGVSRALDYFETDKAVNAKMVGLEGHSRYGKATLVAMAYEPRLAIAFVSSSGAGGAKIHRRNNYGEMVENVAAPSEYHWMAGNYLKYAGPLTADDLPVDSHELVALCAPRPVFISAGSVEKGDGWVDAKGMFLAGAYAGPVYKLLGKNDLGTMEFPPMETGLMDGDIAFRQHSAGHTPGPNWPTFLTFASRYLKSSAAKPAQAATK from the coding sequence ATGATGAAGCTGCTGGGCATCAAAGAACTGCGCCCTGGCGCAAATGGCAGCAACAAGGACGCTCCGAATTTTGCCAACTATGACGAATCGAAGGTGAAACCGTATTCACCATTGCCTGATCCATTGACGCTGAAAAACGGCAAGAAAGTCACCTCGGCCAAAGTGTGGTGGAACCAGCGGCGCGCCGAAATCGTTGAAGACTTCGATCGAGAAGTCTACGGTCGCGCTCCAAAAGTCACGCCGAAAGTAAATTGGGAAGTCACAAGCTCCGTCAACGAAGAAAAGTACGGCGTGCCGGTCGTCACCAAACAGCTTGTCGGCCACGTAGACAATTCGTCGTATCCGGCAGTAACCGTTGACATCAAATTGACGCTGACGACCCCGGCCAAGGCGATGAACGTTCCGGTGATGATGGAATTGATGTTCCAATTGCCGCCGCGTCCGGCAAATGCGCCGCCGTTGCCGCAACAGCCAGGAACGCCATGGCAGCAACAGGTGCTGGAAAAAGGCTGGGGCTACGCCACGCTTGTTCCCACCAGCATTCAGGCGGACAACGGCGCAGGGTTGACGGCGGGCATCATCGGTCTGGTCAACAAAGGCCAACCCCGCAAAGCCGACGATTGGGGCGCGTTGCGCGCCTGGGCATGGGGCGTCAGCCGCGCACTGGATTACTTTGAAACCGACAAAGCCGTCAACGCCAAAATGGTCGGCCTGGAAGGGCATTCGCGCTACGGCAAAGCGACGCTAGTGGCGATGGCGTATGAACCTCGGCTGGCCATTGCGTTCGTCAGCTCTTCAGGCGCGGGCGGCGCGAAAATTCATCGGCGGAACAATTACGGCGAGATGGTCGAAAACGTCGCCGCGCCGAGCGAATACCACTGGATGGCGGGCAATTATCTGAAATATGCCGGGCCGCTGACCGCCGACGATCTGCCTGTGGATTCGCACGAACTGGTGGCATTGTGTGCGCCGCGTCCTGTATTCATAAGCGCGGGTTCTGTCGAAAAAGGCGACGGCTGGGTGGACGCCAAAGGCATGTTTCTCGCTGGTGCATACGCTGGTCCTGTTTACAAATTGCTTGGCAAAAATGACCTGGGCACGATGGAGTTTCCGCCGATGGAAACCGGCTTGATGGATGGCGACATCGCGTTTCGGCAACATAGCGCAGGGCATACGCCGGGACCGAACTGGCCAACATTTTTGACCTTCGCCAGTCGCTACCTGAAAAGCTCTGCGGCAAAGCCCGCACAGGCTGCGACGAAATGA
- a CDS encoding glycoside hydrolase family 3 C-terminal domain-containing protein → MKTLFLSNLPRGKWALFGLALALVVGFGLNSSRAQQADYRNPNLPIERRVADLLSRMTIEEKVAQMTTLWVRKPQQKKPNGNFGDRGDFSPEEAAVVMKHGIGEIARQRERTDARRGAEYANAVQKWLKENTRLGIPAMLHDEILHGLMAVGGTNFPTPISLASSWDPELITRIFTAAALETRLRGSHHVLGPNLDLARDPRWGRTEETYGEDPYLVSRMGVAAIKAIQGPNAPMIDGEHVIATAKHFAAHGQPEGGTNTAPGNFSERVLREYFLLPFEAAVKEAGVMSVMPSYNEIDGVPSHKNSWLLERVLRQEWGFRGLVAADYNGISELVSRHKVAADRADAAQQALKAGVDIELPDPSCYPLLPQLLSEGKVSLADVDKAVARVLRAKFQLGLFENPYVDVERAVKQTNTPAHQQLAAEAARRSIVLLKNAGNLLPIDRNKLQSIAVIGPNAAGVHLGGYSDDPQRGVSVLQGIRDKVGDKLKINYAEGCKITKEGGKWWDDKSNLADPAEDAKLIAEAVETAKASDVALLVVGGNEDTSKEAWADNHLGDRDTLDLVGRQNDLVKAVVETGKPVVVLLIHSAPLSINYIAENVPAILDGFYLGQETGTAVADVLFGDVNPAGKLAVSIPRSVGQLPIYYNHKPTARRGYLYTSKEPLFPFGFGLSYTTFDYTGLKISPAQIGPAGRAEVSVTVKNTGSRAGDEIVQLYIRDVVSSVTRPVLELKDFYRIALAPGESSVVTFEITPDKLSFLDLNMQRVVEPGAFDIMVGPSSVKFQKVKLEVIAK, encoded by the coding sequence ATGAAAACTCTCTTCCTCTCGAATTTGCCTCGTGGTAAATGGGCGCTCTTTGGGCTGGCTCTCGCGCTGGTTGTTGGCTTCGGCTTGAATTCCAGCCGCGCACAGCAAGCCGATTATCGCAATCCGAATCTGCCCATTGAGCGCCGTGTGGCCGATTTGCTCAGTCGCATGACCATCGAAGAAAAAGTCGCGCAGATGACGACGCTGTGGGTTCGCAAACCGCAGCAGAAAAAGCCGAATGGGAATTTCGGAGACCGCGGCGATTTTTCGCCGGAAGAAGCCGCCGTCGTGATGAAACACGGCATCGGCGAAATCGCCCGCCAACGCGAACGCACCGATGCGCGACGCGGCGCTGAATACGCGAACGCCGTGCAAAAGTGGTTGAAGGAAAATACGCGCCTTGGCATTCCAGCGATGCTGCACGATGAAATTCTGCATGGGTTGATGGCCGTCGGCGGGACGAATTTCCCGACGCCGATTTCCCTGGCTTCGAGTTGGGACCCGGAATTGATTACTCGAATTTTCACTGCCGCAGCGCTCGAAACGCGTTTGCGCGGCAGCCATCACGTGCTGGGGCCAAACCTTGACCTGGCGCGCGATCCGCGCTGGGGACGTACTGAGGAAACCTATGGCGAGGACCCGTATCTGGTTTCGCGCATGGGCGTCGCCGCCATCAAAGCCATTCAAGGGCCGAATGCGCCGATGATTGACGGCGAACACGTCATCGCCACGGCGAAGCATTTCGCTGCGCACGGCCAGCCCGAAGGCGGAACGAACACCGCGCCCGGCAATTTCTCCGAACGCGTCCTGCGCGAGTACTTTTTGTTGCCATTTGAAGCCGCCGTCAAAGAAGCGGGCGTGATGAGCGTCATGCCTTCCTACAACGAAATTGACGGCGTGCCTTCGCACAAAAATTCATGGCTGTTGGAAAGAGTGCTGCGACAGGAATGGGGCTTTCGTGGTTTGGTCGCGGCGGATTACAACGGCATCTCAGAATTGGTTTCGCGCCACAAAGTCGCCGCTGACCGAGCAGATGCTGCACAGCAAGCGCTCAAGGCTGGCGTTGACATCGAACTGCCTGATCCATCCTGTTACCCGCTGCTGCCGCAACTCCTCAGCGAAGGGAAAGTCTCGCTGGCAGACGTGGACAAAGCGGTCGCTCGTGTGCTGCGCGCCAAATTTCAGCTTGGCTTGTTTGAAAATCCCTATGTGGATGTCGAACGCGCCGTCAAACAGACGAACACTCCGGCGCACCAGCAACTCGCCGCCGAAGCTGCGCGCCGTTCCATCGTGCTTCTGAAAAACGCGGGCAATCTGTTGCCGATAGATCGCAACAAACTGCAATCAATCGCCGTCATCGGCCCGAATGCGGCAGGAGTTCATCTGGGCGGATATAGCGATGATCCGCAACGTGGCGTCAGTGTGCTGCAAGGCATCCGCGACAAAGTCGGCGACAAACTCAAAATCAATTACGCAGAAGGCTGCAAGATCACAAAAGAAGGCGGCAAATGGTGGGATGACAAATCAAACCTTGCCGACCCGGCAGAAGACGCCAAGCTGATTGCCGAAGCCGTCGAAACGGCCAAAGCTTCGGATGTTGCGCTGCTGGTTGTCGGCGGCAACGAAGACACCAGCAAAGAAGCCTGGGCGGACAATCATCTGGGCGACCGCGACACGCTGGATTTGGTCGGTCGTCAAAACGATTTGGTCAAAGCCGTCGTCGAAACAGGAAAACCCGTCGTTGTGTTGTTGATTCACAGCGCGCCGCTTTCGATCAATTACATCGCCGAAAATGTCCCGGCGATTCTCGATGGTTTTTATCTGGGGCAGGAAACCGGAACAGCCGTCGCCGATGTGTTGTTCGGCGATGTGAACCCGGCGGGCAAACTGGCCGTCAGCATTCCGCGTTCGGTCGGGCAGTTGCCGATTTATTACAACCACAAACCGACTGCGCGGCGCGGATATCTGTACACCAGCAAAGAGCCGCTGTTTCCCTTTGGTTTTGGATTGAGCTACACGACGTTTGACTATACAGGATTGAAAATTTCACCCGCGCAAATCGGCCCGGCAGGTCGCGCCGAAGTCAGCGTGACAGTGAAGAACACAGGTTCGCGTGCAGGCGATGAAATCGTTCAGCTTTACATCCGCGACGTAGTCAGTTCGGTGACGCGACCGGTTTTGGAATTGAAAGATTTCTATCGCATCGCGCTCGCGCCGGGCGAGAGCAGTGTAGTTACCTTTGAGATCACGCCCGACAAACTTTCATTCCTGGATTTGAACATGCAGCGCGTGGTCGAACCGGGCGCGTTTGACATTATGGTTGGGCCAAGCTCGGTGAAATTTCAAAAGGTGAAACTTGAAGTCATCGCCAAATAA
- a CDS encoding Nif3-like dinuclear metal center hexameric protein: MNTHNTSRRSFLLASVGFAATTLTRAQSSTLTAGQVIDRIKANVGIPWRAQTVDNIIAGTAETPVKGIATTMMATLDVVKRAAAAGKNMVITHESTFFSHQDRTDQFQQDATYHYKLDFLNKNNMVVFHFHDHLHGLKPMDGVAKGMMRELGWEKYNDPQNFRQYTFPGIPLAKLAKELETKLKIRTMRVIGDPDLVVNRAMASWGNCSLMPGVPFISQPGVDVLILGETHEWELVEYVQDMISSGQKKALIVLGHVVSEQSGMKYCAEWLKGFIKEVPIEFIAAAEPFWRPDKPVMN, encoded by the coding sequence ATGAATACCCACAACACATCGCGCCGCAGCTTCCTGCTGGCTTCCGTGGGATTTGCGGCAACGACTCTGACGCGGGCGCAAAGTTCCACGCTCACTGCCGGACAAGTAATTGACCGCATCAAAGCCAATGTCGGCATTCCGTGGCGAGCGCAAACCGTGGACAACATCATTGCCGGGACGGCGGAAACGCCCGTCAAAGGCATTGCCACGACGATGATGGCGACGCTGGATGTTGTCAAACGCGCTGCCGCTGCGGGCAAAAACATGGTCATCACGCACGAATCCACATTCTTTTCGCATCAAGATCGCACCGACCAGTTTCAGCAAGATGCGACGTACCACTACAAGCTCGACTTTCTGAACAAAAACAACATGGTCGTCTTTCACTTCCACGACCATTTGCACGGCCTCAAACCGATGGATGGCGTAGCGAAAGGAATGATGCGCGAATTGGGTTGGGAGAAATACAATGATCCGCAGAATTTTCGCCAATACACATTTCCCGGCATACCCTTGGCCAAACTGGCCAAGGAATTGGAAACCAAACTGAAGATTCGCACGATGCGCGTCATCGGCGATCCAGACCTGGTTGTGAATCGCGCGATGGCCAGTTGGGGAAATTGCAGCCTGATGCCCGGCGTGCCGTTTATTTCGCAACCCGGCGTAGACGTTCTGATTCTCGGCGAAACGCACGAATGGGAATTGGTCGAATACGTGCAGGACATGATTTCTTCCGGTCAGAAGAAAGCTCTGATCGTGCTGGGCCATGTCGTCTCGGAACAATCAGGGATGAAGTATTGCGCCGAATGGTTGAAAGGCTTCATCAAGGAAGTTCCCATTGAGTTCATCGCGGCGGCAGAACCGTTCTGGCGTCCCGACAAACCTGTGATGAATTGA
- a CDS encoding chorismate lyase, whose amino-acid sequence MDVQFVPTEFLLSTDHWISAEELTGQQVSPVVKTALQYEQLLTLALQEAYGLPSSVELRGNTDWVDKDGNSGLRRDVLIKAGDTVRLVAATLMPHAVLARYPWLATMGNNPLGEMLEKHDAHQRGEFEYRQLRAELIFPSPAETTPLLWARRYRFFLADSHLLVTEIFFPGVLERLGATM is encoded by the coding sequence ATGGATGTACAGTTTGTTCCGACCGAATTTTTGCTTTCAACCGATCATTGGATTTCTGCCGAAGAATTAACCGGCCAGCAGGTTTCCCCCGTCGTCAAGACGGCTTTGCAGTATGAGCAATTGCTGACCTTGGCGTTGCAGGAAGCCTACGGTTTGCCTTCGTCCGTCGAACTGCGAGGAAACACCGATTGGGTGGATAAAGACGGCAACAGTGGATTGCGCCGCGATGTGTTGATCAAAGCCGGCGACACCGTGCGCTTGGTGGCGGCAACGTTAATGCCGCACGCCGTCCTTGCGCGCTATCCCTGGCTTGCGACAATGGGCAATAACCCGCTCGGCGAAATGCTGGAAAAGCACGACGCACATCAGCGCGGCGAATTTGAATACCGGCAACTCCGTGCGGAATTGATTTTTCCGTCTCCTGCTGAAACCACGCCGTTGTTGTGGGCGCGAAGGTATCGGTTTTTTCTGGCGGACAGCCATCTATTGGTAACAGAGATTTTTTTTCCAGGTGTGCTTGAACGACTGGGAGCGACGATGTGA
- a CDS encoding AlkZ family DNA glycosylase gives MKSSDIRQLRLQNQRIAESKFAEPGDVVAWLGAVQAQDFNGALWAVGLRMPEKLNPTETLIEQAIAEKKIVRTWPMRRTLHFVAAADAHWMMDLLAARVAKQFLPRLKKDYELDQGVFARSQKTLIRALQGGKQLPRNAIYQVLESAKISTANGRGLHIVCQLSLTKLLCFGSREGKQPTFRLFEEWVPATKPKTTEEALAELARRYFTSHGPASLQDFLWWSGLTVAEAKAAVELAKPNLVQEIVGDQTYWFAPIGSVTKSVNGKSPSTYLLPPYDEYTVAYKDRSAVLSPENAKQTISGNGIFSPIIVINGQVVGIWKRELKNGTVTVSPTFFTKLNKARTGELASAAVRYGNFLSASTVVS, from the coding sequence ATGAAAAGTTCGGACATCCGGCAGTTGCGATTACAAAACCAGCGCATTGCAGAATCGAAATTTGCCGAGCCGGGTGATGTCGTCGCCTGGCTCGGTGCGGTTCAGGCGCAAGACTTCAACGGTGCGTTGTGGGCCGTGGGCTTGCGAATGCCGGAAAAACTCAATCCCACCGAAACCTTGATTGAACAGGCCATTGCCGAAAAAAAGATTGTGCGCACTTGGCCAATGCGCAGAACTCTGCATTTTGTCGCGGCGGCAGACGCTCATTGGATGATGGATTTGCTGGCGGCTCGCGTCGCAAAACAATTTTTGCCCCGGCTGAAAAAAGATTATGAACTGGATCAGGGTGTGTTCGCGCGCAGCCAAAAAACGCTCATTCGCGCCTTGCAAGGCGGCAAACAATTGCCGCGCAACGCGATCTATCAGGTGTTGGAATCGGCGAAAATTTCGACCGCCAATGGGCGAGGGTTGCACATTGTGTGTCAGCTTTCGCTGACCAAGCTGCTTTGTTTTGGCTCACGCGAAGGCAAACAACCGACGTTTCGGCTGTTTGAGGAATGGGTTCCGGCGACAAAGCCGAAGACAACAGAAGAAGCGTTGGCCGAACTCGCGCGGCGTTATTTCACCAGCCACGGCCCGGCCAGCTTGCAGGATTTTCTCTGGTGGTCAGGGCTGACGGTCGCCGAAGCGAAAGCCGCCGTTGAACTGGCGAAACCAAATCTGGTGCAGGAAATCGTAGGCGATCAAACGTACTGGTTTGCGCCTATTGGCTCTGTTACCAAATCGGTAAACGGCAAATCACCCTCAACGTATTTGTTGCCGCCTTATGATGAATACACGGTCGCCTACAAAGATCGCAGCGCCGTGCTCAGCCCCGAAAACGCAAAACAGACAATTTCCGGAAACGGCATTTTCAGCCCCATCATTGTGATCAACGGCCAGGTTGTCGGCATTTGGAAGCGTGAATTGAAGAACGGTACGGTCACCGTTTCGCCGACTTTCTTCACCAAACTCAACAAAGCCCGAACCGGGGAACTGGCGTCAGCCGCCGTCCGGTACGGAAACTTTCTTTCCGCCTCGACCGTGGTGTCGTAA
- a CDS encoding DPP IV N-terminal domain-containing protein, producing the protein MQAHFGRVHRKFKQLVVTALCFGLALAPVGAFAQDKKADADARVQKANYDLASRWTAQKVGKMVFDTAVTPHWFESGDKFWYSYETGQGRKFYLVDPLKKSKAPLFDNAKMAAQLTTITRIPYDAQHLPITSVRMVKKDSAFQFDISVPREADIPGLKKEEQAVAGSGQEQGTPEDEPEGENVAEDDDDDPQQRGGQAAGQRPPVSPNRTVYFEWELANSKLSLLPDYQPPRKTRWAAVSPDEKTIVFARGSNLFMMDADNYAKALKKEDDTTIVETQITTDGEENYSYARRLREEEKAAYKFSEKNKTPRVPAVTVYWSKDSKKFSTLRSDQRKVADLWVINSLSNPRPTLETYRYGMPGEVNQPQADLEVFDIASKARVKIKEDRFPDQQVAVYTAVPTNAERERARFIQVDRSVEQDQQQQQQGGGQFGSGVEPKWLADGSDKLYFNRTSRDLKKIDVCVADTATGEVKTLIEERLNTYVEVKPLVLIGNGQELIHWSERDGWGHYYLFGADGTLKNQITSGEFYCDSIEAVDEKTRTLYVNINGHETGEDPYYLHTYSVNFSGAGMKLLNPGDGSHAAATSDSGKYFVDNASRVNSVPESVLCDQLGNKLMDLEKTDLSAMNEAGYKFPEPFKVKADDGVTDLYGVMYKPFDFDEKKKYPIIAYVYPGPQTESVTKTFTPRNDRVTLAQFGFIVIEVGNRGGHPSRSKWYHNYGYGNLRDYGLADKKAAIEQLSRRHAFIDIDRVGIYGHSGGGFMSTAAMLVYPDFFKVAVSSSGNHENNIYNRWWSEKHNGVKEVTDKDGNVKYEYTIEKNSDLAKNLKGHLLLVTGDIDDNVHPANTLRMADALIKANKRFDFFIIPGKRHGYADATNYFFWLRADYFCKHLLGDVATDVDMVELNKEREQTGDKGAAARRGGIR; encoded by the coding sequence ATGCAGGCTCATTTCGGTCGTGTTCATCGCAAATTCAAACAGTTGGTCGTGACAGCGCTCTGTTTTGGCTTGGCATTGGCCCCGGTCGGCGCTTTTGCCCAGGACAAAAAAGCGGACGCGGATGCGCGCGTCCAGAAAGCCAATTACGATCTGGCTTCGCGCTGGACGGCGCAAAAAGTCGGCAAGATGGTATTTGACACCGCCGTCACGCCGCACTGGTTCGAAAGCGGCGACAAATTCTGGTACAGCTACGAAACAGGGCAAGGCCGAAAGTTTTATCTGGTTGACCCGCTGAAAAAATCAAAAGCGCCGTTATTCGACAACGCCAAAATGGCTGCGCAATTGACCACCATCACCCGTATTCCGTATGACGCGCAGCATTTGCCGATTACTTCGGTGCGTATGGTCAAAAAAGATTCCGCGTTTCAGTTCGACATCAGCGTGCCGCGCGAAGCCGATATTCCGGGATTGAAAAAAGAAGAGCAGGCGGTTGCTGGTTCGGGGCAAGAACAGGGAACTCCGGAAGATGAACCTGAAGGGGAGAACGTAGCCGAAGACGATGATGACGATCCGCAACAGCGCGGCGGGCAAGCCGCAGGACAGCGACCGCCGGTTTCTCCAAACCGAACGGTTTATTTTGAATGGGAGTTGGCGAACTCCAAACTCAGCTTGCTGCCGGATTACCAGCCGCCGCGCAAAACGCGTTGGGCAGCGGTTTCGCCGGATGAAAAAACGATTGTGTTCGCGCGCGGCAGCAACTTGTTTATGATGGACGCCGACAATTACGCCAAGGCGCTGAAGAAAGAAGACGACACAACCATCGTCGAAACCCAGATTACGACCGATGGCGAAGAAAATTACAGCTACGCCCGACGATTGCGCGAAGAGGAAAAAGCCGCCTACAAGTTCAGCGAAAAAAATAAAACGCCGCGCGTTCCGGCCGTCACCGTTTACTGGTCGAAAGATTCCAAGAAGTTTTCCACGCTGCGCAGTGATCAGCGCAAAGTCGCAGATTTGTGGGTGATCAATTCACTGTCGAATCCAAGGCCGACGCTGGAAACCTATCGTTACGGCATGCCCGGCGAAGTCAACCAGCCGCAGGCCGATCTGGAAGTGTTCGATATTGCCAGCAAGGCGCGCGTCAAAATCAAGGAAGACCGTTTCCCCGATCAGCAAGTCGCCGTGTACACCGCCGTCCCAACCAATGCGGAGCGCGAACGCGCGCGGTTCATTCAGGTGGATCGCAGCGTCGAACAGGATCAGCAACAACAGCAACAGGGCGGCGGGCAATTTGGCTCCGGCGTCGAACCGAAATGGCTGGCCGATGGCTCGGACAAGCTGTATTTCAATCGCACCAGCCGCGATCTGAAAAAGATTGACGTGTGTGTTGCCGACACCGCGACCGGCGAAGTCAAAACCCTGATCGAAGAGCGGTTGAACACCTACGTCGAAGTCAAACCGCTGGTGTTGATAGGCAATGGGCAGGAATTGATTCACTGGTCGGAACGCGACGGTTGGGGCCATTACTATCTGTTCGGAGCCGACGGCACGCTGAAAAACCAAATCACTTCGGGCGAGTTTTACTGCGACAGCATAGAAGCTGTGGACGAAAAAACGCGCACGCTGTACGTCAACATCAATGGCCACGAAACGGGCGAAGACCCGTATTACCTGCACACATACAGCGTGAATTTCAGCGGAGCGGGAATGAAGTTGCTCAATCCCGGCGACGGCTCACACGCGGCGGCGACTTCGGATTCGGGCAAATACTTTGTGGACAATGCTTCGCGAGTAAACTCTGTGCCTGAATCCGTTTTGTGTGATCAGCTTGGCAACAAACTGATGGATTTGGAAAAGACAGACCTTTCGGCCATGAACGAAGCCGGGTACAAATTCCCCGAACCGTTCAAGGTGAAAGCCGATGACGGCGTCACGGACTTGTACGGCGTGATGTACAAGCCTTTTGATTTCGACGAAAAGAAAAAGTACCCCATAATCGCTTATGTGTATCCCGGCCCGCAGACCGAAAGCGTGACCAAAACCTTCACGCCGCGCAACGACCGCGTGACGCTGGCGCAATTCGGCTTCATCGTCATTGAAGTCGGCAATCGCGGCGGCCATCCGTCGCGGTCGAAGTGGTATCACAATTACGGCTACGGCAATTTGCGCGATTACGGACTGGCCGACAAGAAAGCGGCGATTGAACAACTGTCGCGCCGCCACGCATTCATTGACATTGACCGCGTGGGCATTTATGGCCATTCGGGCGGCGGGTTTATGTCCACGGCGGCGATGCTGGTGTACCCGGACTTTTTCAAAGTCGCGGTGTCGTCTTCGGGCAATCACGAAAACAACATTTACAATCGTTGGTGGAGCGAAAAACATAACGGCGTCAAAGAAGTCACCGATAAAGACGGCAATGTGAAATACGAATACACCATCGAAAAGAACTCCGACCTGGCCAAAAACCTGAAAGGGCATTTGCTGCTAGTGACCGGAGACATTGACGACAACGTGCATCCGGCGAATACATTGCGAATGGCGGACGCGCTGATTAAAGCGAACAAACGGTTCGATTTTTTCATCATCCCGGGCAAACGGCACGGGTACGCCGACGCCACGAATTACTTTTTCTGGCTGCGGGCGGATTATTTCTGCAAGCATTTGCTGGGAGATGTGGCGACCGATGTGGATATGGTGGAGTTGAACAAAGAGCGAGAGCAAACCGGCGACAAGGGTGCAGCGGCTCGGCGTGGAGGGATACGCTAG